The following are encoded in a window of Pseudomonas sp. JQ170C genomic DNA:
- a CDS encoding nucleoside-binding protein: MLLSAAVSAALLYQQPAQAFEWVNNSVGFRYGKQFTNPNNPHYISKRVFTFTHADGYRYGSNFLNIDVLLSDSNDPRKGTDHGSSEVYAVYRNQLFASRVLDIPKGDGLIKDYALTLGFDANRNNNLGSSNKRAVVVGPTLKFNSVGVLDLSLMYYREHNQSGIPGVRDKELTFDGTYALNLTWLRPFQVGTHNAKFQGTLNHIGEKGKDYNDRDTAAETLLRSSLLFALRPGEKTKPNLWLGVGYEYWHNKFGVDGGRGSRTSTPTFNMEISF; the protein is encoded by the coding sequence ATTCTACTCAGCGCCGCCGTTTCCGCAGCCCTGCTCTACCAGCAACCCGCTCAGGCGTTCGAGTGGGTCAACAACAGCGTGGGCTTTCGTTATGGCAAACAGTTCACCAACCCCAACAATCCCCACTACATCAGCAAAAGGGTCTTTACCTTCACCCACGCCGACGGCTACCGGTACGGCAGCAACTTTCTCAATATCGACGTATTGCTATCGGACAGCAATGATCCACGCAAGGGCACCGACCATGGCAGCAGTGAAGTGTATGCCGTTTACCGCAATCAGTTGTTTGCTTCGCGCGTGCTGGATATTCCCAAGGGTGACGGCCTGATCAAGGACTACGCCTTGACCCTGGGCTTCGACGCCAACCGTAACAACAACCTCGGCTCGTCCAACAAACGCGCCGTGGTTGTCGGGCCGACGCTGAAATTCAACAGCGTCGGGGTTCTGGACCTCAGCCTGATGTATTACCGCGAGCATAACCAGAGTGGCATTCCGGGCGTGCGCGACAAGGAACTGACGTTCGACGGCACCTATGCCCTGAACCTGACCTGGCTCAGGCCGTTCCAGGTCGGCACGCACAATGCCAAGTTCCAGGGCACGCTCAATCACATCGGCGAAAAGGGCAAGGACTACAACGACCGGGACACCGCAGCCGAAACCCTGTTGCGAAGCTCGTTGCTGTTCGCCCTGCGTCCTGGAGAGAAGACCAAACCCAATCTCTGGCTGGGGGTGGGTTATGAGTATTGGCACAACAAGTTTGGTGTCGACGGCGGTCGTGGCAGTCGGACATCTACGCCCACCTTCAATATGGAGATCAGTTTCTAG
- a CDS encoding CobW family GTP-binding protein → MNSTFKAPTRNTKIPVTILTGFLGAGKTTLLNYILRENHGRKIAVIENEFGEVGIDGDLVLASETEEIYEMVNGCVCCTAEVREDLVRIVRELVARPERLDHILVETSGLADPYPVAQSFFINDPIAAEVELDAIVTMVDAKHIAQHLEDLELDGVDNQAVDQIVCADRIVINKVDLVNDLEVADLSQKIRSLNATAELVTSSFAQIDLQKILGIGAFEATQKLMEIGATPEQADRHDHAHKHDHENEHDDYPHEHDASVTSVGFSVSSDINLVAFHRWISELRTEQADTLFRMKGVLAVQDQDQRYVLQGVHSLVEFRAAQPWGSEPRSSKVVFIGRNLDRAALNERFQACLAS, encoded by the coding sequence ATGAACAGCACTTTCAAGGCACCGACCCGCAATACCAAGATCCCGGTCACCATTCTTACCGGCTTCCTGGGCGCGGGAAAAACCACCCTGTTGAACTACATCCTGCGCGAGAACCATGGCCGCAAGATCGCCGTCATTGAAAACGAGTTCGGTGAAGTGGGGATTGATGGCGACCTGGTGTTGGCCTCGGAAACCGAAGAAATCTACGAAATGGTCAACGGCTGCGTGTGCTGCACTGCCGAAGTGCGCGAAGACCTGGTGCGCATCGTCCGCGAACTGGTGGCGCGGCCGGAACGCCTGGACCACATCCTGGTGGAGACCAGCGGCCTGGCCGACCCTTACCCGGTGGCGCAGAGCTTCTTCATCAACGACCCGATTGCCGCCGAAGTGGAGCTCGATGCCATCGTCACCATGGTCGATGCCAAGCACATCGCCCAGCACCTGGAAGACCTGGAGCTCGATGGCGTCGACAACCAGGCGGTCGACCAGATCGTCTGCGCCGACCGCATCGTGATCAACAAGGTCGACCTGGTGAACGATCTGGAAGTCGCCGACCTGAGCCAGAAAATCCGCAGCTTGAACGCCACCGCTGAACTGGTGACCTCAAGTTTTGCGCAGATCGACTTGCAGAAAATCCTCGGTATCGGTGCCTTCGAGGCCACCCAGAAGCTCATGGAGATCGGCGCCACGCCCGAGCAGGCAGACCGCCACGATCACGCCCATAAACATGACCACGAAAACGAACACGACGACTACCCGCACGAGCATGACGCCAGTGTCACCTCGGTCGGTTTCTCCGTGTCGTCGGACATCAACCTGGTGGCCTTCCACCGCTGGATCAGCGAACTGCGCACCGAACAGGCGGACACCCTGTTCCGCATGAAAGGCGTGCTGGCGGTCCAGGATCAGGACCAACGCTATGTGTTGCAGGGCGTTCACAGCCTGGTGGAGTTCCGTGCAGCCCAGCCCTGGGGCAGCGAACCGCGCTCGAGCAAGGTCGTGTTCATCGGTCGCAACCTTGACCGCGCAGCACTGAACGAGCGTTTCCAGGCCTGCCTGGCCAGTTGA
- a CDS encoding FecR domain-containing protein: protein MKVILAEAVDWYVRLHDSRVDDATRAAWQAWCAADVRHAEAWVRLEQLQRRLGNAPSGAALTLENARRDRRNAVKTLALLLGVGVVGWQGYRVSPWSAEYATGVGERRQLTLADGTRLDLNTDTRVDIRFDAGQRLIHLRQGEILVETAKDPRPLSVRSPEGDILALGTLFSVRQDAGVSHVAVVAHAVEVRPNRSAQGVRIDAGQRLSFSADNLGPLRPLAVDAQAWTRGMLVSVDWRLGDVVNELARYRPGYLGCAEQVTGLRLSGAFNLDDTDAALASLEDSLPIRARRMTRYWVRLEPRSLG from the coding sequence ATGAAGGTCATTCTTGCCGAGGCGGTGGACTGGTACGTGCGCCTGCACGACAGCCGCGTCGATGATGCCACCCGCGCGGCCTGGCAGGCCTGGTGCGCGGCCGACGTTCGCCATGCCGAAGCCTGGGTGCGCCTGGAACAGCTGCAGCGGCGTCTGGGCAACGCCCCCAGCGGGGCGGCGCTGACGCTGGAAAACGCGCGGCGGGATCGGCGCAATGCGGTGAAGACGTTGGCGCTGTTGCTCGGCGTCGGCGTGGTCGGTTGGCAGGGCTATCGCGTCTCGCCGTGGAGCGCCGAATACGCCACAGGGGTCGGCGAGCGGCGACAATTGACCCTGGCCGACGGCACGCGGCTGGACCTCAACACCGACACCCGCGTCGATATCCGCTTCGACGCCGGCCAGCGCCTGATCCACCTGCGCCAGGGCGAGATCCTGGTGGAAACCGCCAAAGACCCGCGACCCCTCAGCGTGCGCAGTCCTGAAGGCGACATCCTTGCCCTCGGCACCCTGTTCAGCGTGCGTCAGGACGCCGGCGTGAGTCATGTGGCGGTGGTCGCCCATGCGGTGGAGGTGCGACCGAACCGATCGGCCCAGGGGGTGCGCATCGACGCCGGTCAGCGCCTGAGCTTCAGCGCCGACAACCTGGGGCCGCTGCGGCCGCTGGCCGTCGATGCCCAGGCCTGGACCCGCGGCATGCTGGTCAGCGTCGACTGGCGCCTGGGCGATGTGGTCAACGAGCTGGCGCGCTATCGCCCCGGTTATCTCGGTTGCGCCGAGCAGGTCACCGGGCTGCGCCTGTCCGGCGCCTTCAACCTCGACGACACCGACGCCGCCCTGGCCAGCCTGGAGGACTCCCTGCCGATCCGCGCACGGCGTATGACGCGCTATTGGGTGCGTTTGGAACCCCGCAGCCTGGGGTAA
- a CDS encoding amidohydrolase family protein: MKQQNILVKGSSAVMTGLRGPRARAGRVDIRIGNGVITEIASNLSAQPGERVIDATDCVVYPGWVNTHHHLAQNLLKAVPSGMNQDLQDWLASVPYPRLDRFTPTLIHVAAQLGMAELLLSGVTTCADHHYLYHAHGSTESGDLLFNVAQAFGMRFVLCRGGALESANAHPGFSKTALLPETLEQMLGDIERLKARYHQDTPTAMRRVVVAPTTPTFSLPPALLRELAHSARDMGLRMHSHLSETRNYVNFCREKFNCLPVEFVAEHEWLGPDVWFAHMVHLEPGEIRLLAQTNTGISHCPLSNSRLGSGIAPVPQLANAGVTISLGVDGVASNESGSMISEANMAWLIHRAAQGVQATTIEDVIHWGSAGGARVLGLDAVGTLEVGQAADLVVYRLDHPRFFGFHDIAVAPVAAGEPVAVHYSIINGCVAVDRGEIPGLDLARLRKNAQEGVRHMMLDSLEP, encoded by the coding sequence ATGAAACAGCAAAATATTCTGGTGAAAGGATCGTCCGCGGTAATGACCGGCCTGCGCGGCCCGCGTGCCCGCGCAGGCCGGGTGGACATACGTATTGGCAACGGCGTGATCACCGAGATTGCAAGCAACCTCAGCGCTCAACCGGGCGAACGGGTCATCGACGCCACCGATTGCGTGGTCTACCCCGGCTGGGTCAATACCCACCATCACCTGGCGCAGAACCTGCTGAAGGCGGTTCCGTCCGGGATGAACCAGGACTTGCAGGACTGGCTGGCCAGCGTGCCCTACCCGCGCCTTGACCGCTTTACCCCGACGCTCATCCATGTCGCTGCGCAACTGGGCATGGCCGAACTGCTGCTGTCGGGGGTCACGACCTGTGCCGACCACCACTATCTCTACCATGCCCACGGCAGCACCGAGAGCGGCGACCTGCTGTTCAATGTCGCGCAAGCGTTCGGCATGCGCTTTGTCTTGTGCCGTGGCGGCGCGCTGGAGTCGGCCAATGCGCACCCTGGCTTCTCGAAAACGGCGCTGCTCCCGGAAACCCTGGAACAGATGCTCGGGGATATCGAACGGCTGAAAGCGCGCTATCACCAGGACACGCCGACGGCGATGCGCCGGGTGGTGGTTGCACCGACCACACCGACCTTCTCCCTGCCGCCTGCCCTGCTGCGCGAGCTGGCCCACAGCGCCCGGGACATGGGGCTGCGCATGCACAGCCACCTCTCGGAAACCCGCAACTATGTGAACTTCTGCCGGGAGAAGTTCAACTGCCTGCCGGTCGAGTTTGTGGCTGAGCACGAATGGCTGGGGCCGGATGTCTGGTTTGCGCACATGGTCCACCTGGAGCCGGGCGAGATTCGCCTGCTCGCGCAAACCAACACCGGCATTTCCCATTGCCCGCTCAGCAACAGCCGCCTTGGCAGTGGCATCGCCCCGGTCCCGCAACTGGCCAACGCCGGGGTCACCATCTCGCTGGGCGTGGACGGGGTCGCCTCGAACGAGTCCGGCAGCATGATCAGCGAAGCGAACATGGCCTGGCTGATTCACCGCGCCGCCCAAGGCGTGCAGGCAACCACCATTGAAGATGTCATTCATTGGGGCAGTGCCGGAGGGGCCCGCGTACTGGGGCTGGATGCCGTGGGTACCCTGGAGGTTGGCCAGGCGGCCGACCTGGTGGTGTACAGGCTCGACCACCCGCGCTTCTTCGGCTTCCACGACATCGCCGTGGCGCCGGTGGCGGCCGGCGAGCCGGTAGCCGTGCACTACAGCATCATCAACGGCTGCGTGGCCGTCGACCGGGGTGAAATCCCCGGGCTGGACCTGGCCCGACTGCGCAAGAACGCCCAAGAGGGCGTCAGGCACATGATGCTCGACAGCCTCGAACCCTGA
- a CDS encoding UbiX family flavin prenyltransferase translates to MNSPRGAKPRRVVVGISGASGFVYGVRLLQILAELKIETHLIVSRAALLTMAHETDYKLADVVALASHYHRADDIAASVASGSFHALGMIVAPCSMRTLGEIATGTSSGLISRAADVTLKERRPLVLMTRETPLTLAHLRNMTAVTEMGGIIAPPVPAFYARPANLADMIDHSLGRVLDLFGLDAGTAVRWGEPAATDLTGNTKELV, encoded by the coding sequence ATGAATAGCCCGCGCGGCGCCAAGCCTCGGCGCGTGGTGGTCGGTATCAGCGGCGCCTCGGGCTTTGTCTATGGCGTGCGGCTCCTGCAGATCCTGGCCGAACTGAAGATCGAGACGCACCTGATCGTCAGCCGCGCCGCCCTGCTGACCATGGCCCATGAAACCGACTACAAGCTGGCCGACGTGGTGGCCCTGGCCAGCCACTACCACCGCGCCGACGACATCGCCGCGTCGGTGGCCAGCGGCTCGTTCCATGCCCTGGGCATGATCGTCGCGCCGTGCTCGATGCGCACCCTCGGCGAAATAGCCACCGGGACGTCCTCGGGGCTGATTTCCCGGGCGGCGGACGTCACCCTCAAGGAGCGACGGCCGCTGGTGCTGATGACCCGCGAAACGCCGTTGACCCTGGCCCACCTGCGCAACATGACGGCCGTCACCGAAATGGGCGGCATCATCGCGCCCCCCGTCCCCGCGTTCTATGCCCGACCGGCAAACCTTGCAGACATGATCGACCACAGCCTCGGCCGGGTGCTCGACCTGTTCGGGCTTGACGCCGGCACTGCCGTGCGTTGGGGCGAACCCGCCGCAACTGACCTTACTGGCAACACCAAGGAGCTTGTATGA
- a CDS encoding sigma-70 family RNA polymerase sigma factor, with protein MSTVVPDTAACMGLETLYREHSGWLRVWLRQRLNNSADAADLAQDTFIRVLLARTAGTLKEPRHYLATIARGLVIDLYRRRSLESAYLEALALQPEHYAPSAETRAAILDTLLTIDRMLDGLGPRTRAIFLAVQLDGLSYEKAAERVGVSVTTVRKHLARALMHCLLLEDV; from the coding sequence ATGTCCACGGTAGTTCCCGACACGGCTGCGTGCATGGGCCTGGAAACGTTGTACCGCGAGCACAGCGGCTGGCTGCGTGTCTGGTTGCGCCAGCGCCTGAACAATTCCGCGGATGCGGCGGACCTGGCCCAGGACACCTTCATCCGCGTGCTGCTGGCGCGCACTGCGGGCACGCTCAAGGAGCCGCGTCACTACCTGGCAACCATCGCTCGTGGTCTGGTCATCGACCTGTATCGACGCCGCAGCCTGGAAAGCGCTTACCTCGAAGCCCTGGCGCTGCAGCCGGAACACTATGCGCCCTCTGCCGAAACCCGTGCTGCGATCCTCGATACGCTGCTGACCATCGACCGCATGCTCGACGGCCTCGGCCCCCGCACGCGGGCTATCTTCCTCGCTGTGCAGCTCGATGGCCTGAGCTACGAGAAAGCTGCCGAGCGGGTTGGCGTTTCGGTGACCACCGTGCGCAAGCACCTGGCGCGTGCGCTGATGCATTGCTTGCTGCTCGAGGACGTATGA
- a CDS encoding TonB-dependent siderophore receptor: protein MSARRSPLARSIRQATLALSLCSAALATSTAWAAPQHYDIPAGSLAAAISQFAAASGVTISFSSEETAGLQSSGLRGSFELEQGFAALLQGSGLRVQQAGEKRYVLSPAHTGDAVELGATSIDSTGLGGTTEGTGSYTTGVTSTATKMNLSIRETPQTITVVTRQRMDDQHLASMTDVLKSTPGITMTQDGGERFNIYARGNAINTYQFDGVTTVQENVTRNMPSTLLDMALYDHVEIVRGATGLMTGAGEPSGVVNLVRKKPTREFKSYVQGSAGSWDNYRAEVDLSGPLNEQKTIRGRWVAAKQDNDSFMDWYTQDREILYGVVEGDLSDTTLLRFGIDNQKYKATGSPGVPLLYTNGQPTDFSRSTSSGARWGHEKFDTTNYTATLEQMLAHDWELRVVGNYMKIKRDLDNTTYGSQTGRSFIDQATGEAQGSHDKAKVDQVQKGVDINLRGPFALFGRSHDLVVGYNYGDYHNDHVAYSGDVDFNYTTWDNEIINAPFTGGLDFDTKVRQQGYFTASRFNFTDQLHLILGARVSDYRYDYYLRGYDFGDPDELIIPYDMKETGVVTPYAGLIYDLTPAQSVYVSYTDIFRPQNARDRTGKVLDPEVGTNYELGWKGEFFEGRLNANAALYWIKRDNLAVDDPDANVPGTNDPASRAEDGAETKGIDLELAGEVAPGWNIQTGYSHTRTENADGVRLTTQLPMDTFRFWTTYRLPGEWEKLTAGAGVNWNSKSSVYFSRYSTRITQDDYAVASLMARYQINDHLAATLNLDNIFDEKYYSGMAGSYGHYGAPRNANLTMRYDF from the coding sequence ATGTCTGCACGCCGTTCTCCACTCGCCCGCAGCATTCGCCAGGCGACCCTGGCGTTGAGCCTTTGCAGCGCTGCACTGGCGACTTCAACCGCCTGGGCCGCACCGCAGCACTACGATATCCCGGCCGGCAGCCTGGCCGCCGCGATCAGCCAGTTCGCCGCCGCCAGCGGCGTGACCATCAGCTTCAGCAGCGAAGAAACCGCCGGGCTGCAGTCATCCGGGCTGCGGGGCAGCTTCGAGCTGGAGCAGGGCTTTGCCGCGTTGCTGCAGGGCAGTGGGCTGCGGGTGCAGCAGGCGGGAGAAAAGCGCTATGTGCTGAGCCCGGCGCACACCGGCGATGCCGTTGAACTGGGGGCGACCAGCATCGACTCCACAGGCCTGGGGGGGACCACCGAAGGCACCGGCAGCTACACCACCGGCGTGACCAGCACGGCGACCAAGATGAACCTGTCGATCCGTGAGACGCCGCAAACCATCACAGTGGTGACCCGTCAGCGCATGGACGATCAGCACTTGGCGAGCATGACCGATGTGCTGAAAAGCACACCGGGCATCACCATGACCCAGGATGGCGGCGAGCGCTTCAACATCTATGCCCGTGGCAACGCCATCAACACCTATCAGTTCGACGGCGTCACCACGGTCCAGGAAAACGTCACCCGCAACATGCCCAGCACCTTGCTGGACATGGCGCTGTATGACCACGTCGAGATCGTGCGTGGCGCAACCGGCCTGATGACCGGAGCAGGCGAGCCCAGTGGCGTGGTCAACCTCGTTCGCAAAAAGCCGACGCGTGAATTCAAATCCTACGTGCAGGGCAGTGCGGGCTCCTGGGACAACTACCGCGCAGAGGTCGACCTCTCTGGCCCGCTGAATGAGCAGAAGACGATCCGCGGCCGCTGGGTAGCCGCCAAGCAGGACAATGACTCGTTCATGGACTGGTACACCCAGGACCGTGAAATTCTCTATGGCGTCGTGGAAGGTGACCTGAGCGATACCACGCTGCTGCGTTTTGGTATCGACAATCAGAAATACAAAGCCACGGGCTCGCCCGGTGTACCGCTGCTCTACACCAATGGGCAGCCGACGGATTTCTCCCGTTCGACAAGCTCGGGCGCGCGCTGGGGCCATGAAAAGTTCGACACCACCAACTACACCGCGACGCTGGAGCAGATGCTCGCCCATGACTGGGAACTGCGCGTGGTGGGCAACTACATGAAGATCAAGCGCGACCTGGACAACACCACCTACGGTAGCCAGACCGGCCGGTCCTTCATTGACCAGGCGACTGGCGAGGCGCAAGGCTCCCACGACAAAGCCAAGGTCGATCAGGTCCAGAAAGGCGTGGATATCAACCTCAGAGGGCCTTTCGCGTTGTTCGGCCGTTCCCACGATCTGGTCGTCGGCTACAACTATGGCGATTACCACAACGATCACGTGGCGTATTCGGGCGACGTCGATTTCAATTACACCACCTGGGACAACGAGATCATCAACGCGCCGTTCACGGGCGGGCTGGATTTCGACACCAAGGTCCGCCAACAAGGCTACTTCACCGCCAGCCGCTTCAACTTCACCGACCAGCTTCACCTGATCCTGGGCGCGCGGGTATCGGACTACCGCTATGACTACTACTTGAGGGGGTATGACTTCGGTGACCCTGACGAGTTGATCATTCCGTACGACATGAAGGAAACCGGCGTGGTCACGCCCTACGCCGGCCTGATCTACGACCTCACCCCTGCGCAGTCGGTGTATGTCAGTTACACCGATATCTTCAGGCCGCAGAATGCCCGCGACAGGACCGGCAAGGTACTGGACCCGGAGGTGGGTACCAACTATGAACTGGGCTGGAAAGGCGAGTTCTTCGAGGGCCGCCTGAATGCCAATGCCGCGCTGTACTGGATCAAACGTGACAACCTGGCCGTGGATGATCCGGACGCCAATGTGCCGGGCACCAACGACCCTGCCTCCCGTGCCGAAGATGGCGCCGAAACCAAAGGCATCGACCTGGAACTGGCCGGCGAGGTTGCACCCGGCTGGAACATCCAGACCGGCTACAGCCACACCCGCACCGAAAACGCTGACGGTGTTCGCCTGACCACTCAACTGCCCATGGACACCTTCCGCTTCTGGACCACCTACCGCTTGCCTGGCGAGTGGGAGAAGCTGACCGCGGGCGCCGGTGTGAACTGGAACTCCAAGTCGTCGGTGTACTTCAGCCGCTATAGCACGCGCATTACCCAGGATGACTACGCCGTCGCCAGCCTGATGGCGCGTTACCAGATCAACGACCACCTCGCGGCTACCCTGAACCTCGACAATATCTTCGACGAGAAGTACTACTCCGGCATGGCCGGCAGTTACGGCCACTACGGGGCGCCGCGTAATGCCAACCTGACGATGCGCTATGACTTCTAA
- a CDS encoding nucleobase:cation symporter-2 family protein, translating to MTSHKHPVDQLLPVRQMVTLGIQHMAICYLGSVAVPLLVASSLKLSHAETVILISTTLFCTGIATLLQTVGFWKFGVRLPVLQGAAFSSVGPVIAIGSNPDIGIAGICGAVIGAGVITMLAAPMVGRMRPYFPPVVIGCIVTVIGLQLLPVAYSWAGGGKNNANYGAPAFLLVSAVVLVTILAVNRFGNPMMRNLSVLIGMVIGTVLGCALGMGDFSRVGDAPWLTAPYPFYFGVPTFAILPIATMLVVMIVQMVESMGLFVAIGDIVDKPIKQNEVVNGLRANGLSSAIAGCFAAFPFIAHMENVGLVILSGVRSRWVVATSGVIMCLVALVPKAGAVIASTPAAALGGAAIAMFGVVAAAGIQTLAKVDYENSRHNVMIVAFSISVGLVPVLAPTLFSQLPAWSQPFLHSSVVIACIVAVLLNVLLNGVDTSAKPVLERSSHGH from the coding sequence ATGACTTCACACAAGCACCCCGTTGACCAGCTACTGCCGGTGCGGCAGATGGTGACGCTCGGCATACAGCACATGGCGATCTGTTACCTCGGGTCGGTCGCCGTACCCCTGCTGGTCGCCTCGTCGCTGAAACTCTCCCACGCCGAGACCGTTATCCTCATCAGCACCACCCTGTTCTGTACCGGCATTGCCACCCTGCTGCAAACCGTTGGCTTCTGGAAATTCGGCGTGCGTTTGCCGGTGCTCCAGGGCGCGGCCTTCAGCAGTGTCGGCCCGGTCATCGCGATCGGCTCCAACCCGGACATCGGCATTGCCGGCATCTGCGGAGCGGTGATTGGCGCCGGGGTCATCACCATGCTGGCCGCACCGATGGTGGGCCGCATGCGCCCCTATTTTCCGCCGGTGGTGATCGGTTGCATCGTCACGGTCATCGGCCTGCAACTGCTGCCGGTCGCCTATTCCTGGGCGGGCGGCGGCAAGAACAACGCCAACTACGGCGCGCCGGCTTTCCTGCTGGTGTCCGCCGTGGTGCTGGTCACCATCCTGGCGGTCAACCGCTTCGGCAACCCGATGATGCGCAACCTCTCGGTGCTGATCGGCATGGTCATCGGCACCGTGCTCGGTTGCGCCCTGGGCATGGGGGACTTCAGCCGGGTGGGCGATGCGCCGTGGCTCACCGCGCCCTATCCGTTCTACTTCGGCGTGCCGACGTTCGCGATCCTGCCGATTGCCACCATGCTGGTGGTGATGATCGTGCAGATGGTCGAGTCGATGGGGCTGTTCGTTGCCATCGGCGACATTGTCGATAAACCGATCAAGCAGAACGAAGTGGTCAATGGCCTGCGCGCCAATGGCCTGTCCAGTGCCATCGCCGGCTGCTTCGCTGCGTTTCCGTTCATTGCCCACATGGAAAACGTCGGCCTGGTGATTCTCTCCGGCGTGCGCAGCCGCTGGGTCGTCGCCACCAGCGGGGTGATCATGTGCCTGGTGGCCCTGGTGCCCAAAGCCGGCGCGGTGATTGCCTCCACACCTGCGGCCGCCCTGGGCGGCGCCGCGATTGCCATGTTCGGCGTGGTGGCGGCTGCGGGCATCCAGACCCTGGCCAAAGTGGATTACGAGAACAGCCGGCACAACGTGATGATCGTCGCGTTCAGCATCTCCGTGGGCCTGGTCCCGGTGCTTGCGCCAACCCTGTTCAGCCAGTTGCCGGCCTGGAGCCAACCGTTCCTGCACAGCAGCGTGGTGATCGCCTGCATCGTCGCCGTACTGCTCAACGTCCTGCTCAATGGCGTCGACACCTCGGCCAAGCCGGTGCTGGAACGCTCCTCCCATGGTCACTGA